CAAATCAAACAGAAATTCAACACCTGGAGACGCCAATTCACGAAGAAGGAAGATGAAGATGTGACGGATCTGCCATTTGACGAGCAACAGGATCAATCCTTCGATGACCTGAAAAGAGCGTTCAGAGACGAATTATTCCGTTTTCAAATGAATTGGGCCAGCTCGACAATTTCAGAAATATCGCGGGTGAAAAAGAGTTATTATTATGACGGTTTTTTGCGTTTTTTGGCTCAGGAACTGCCAGACACAGTTTTTGTGATGTATCAGCCGGTCTGTTATCTGAAGAAGGCTCCGGTCGATATGGATGTTATTTTAATTACGCCTTTTGAGATCTGGCTGATCCGTCATCTAAAAGGAAATGATCAAACGATATTCGACCGGGAATCAGATCGCAGATGGGAAAAGCGGGTGAATGATCAAAGAGTGTCTTTCATGAGTCCTCTGATGGATCTGAAGAGAAGCAGACAAGTAATTGAACATCTGCTTGACGAACTGGATACCGATATACCAATCCGTCAGGCAGTGATCTCCATGGATGGTTATATCGACATGAGTCCAAGAAGTACCAGAATCAAACTGTATGACCGGCGTACCCTTCATGAATTTAAGGAGCAGATGTTAAAAAGCACCGCACCGATTAAATCACATCAGCTTAAAATGGCGGATATTCTTCTCGCCAACAGCATGACACTTTCTGAAATACGTGAGGATCTGGAGATGGACGAAACCGACCTGCTTGATGACGAAACTGATTTCCGTTATGATTGATTACTGTGTGAAGTATATTGTAACGGGAGATTAGATGAGGATGGATAACGGGAAATACAAAGTCATTCGTATCAGACGGACATCTGACTGGTATGGTGAATCAGGATACGAGGCATGGACTGAGGACACAGACGCGGGGCCTTTCTATGCATCCAGCGTAAGAGAGTTGACGGCGGATCTGAGGAAAACGTGTGTTGTTGAAGCCTCTGTGCACTGGCAAATTGAGCCTGCCGTAACCATCCAGGAAAAGGATGCCGTCAATCGTACTTTGAAGTCATGGTACAATGACATACAAAAGACCCCCTGACAGCTAAGCAGTCAGGGGGTCTTTGATGTGTGCAGCTTACAACTTCCAAATGCCTGTAGCATATTCACGAATGGTCCGGTCACTGGAGAATTTACCGGAATGAGCAATGTTGGTGGCGCTCATCCGTTGCCAGTCCCGCTGATGCCGATACGATCTCTCGATCAGCTCATGGGTTTCCAGATACGGCACAAAATCTTTTAAAACAAAGTACGGATCATTGTGCGACATGATGTTGTAGAAAAGATCCTTAAACTCAATCTCTTCTTTTCCAAAAATGCCTCCGTTTAACTGATCGAGAATCCGTTTAATACGAGGGTCTGAGTGATAAATTTCCTGTGCATTATACCCGCCGTTCGCATAATAGTCGTGCACTTCATCGGATGTGAGACCGAAGATAAAGATGTTATCATCCCCGACAAAGTCGCGAATCTCTATGTTGGCGCCATCCAGGGTTCCGCATGTGATGGCTCCGTTCATCATCATCTTCATGTTTCCGGTTCCAGATGCTTCTTTGGACGCGGTGGAAATCTGTTCACTGACTTCGGCTGCCGGAATGATTTTCTCAGCAAGGCTGACGTTGTAGTTCTCCAGGAAAACAACTTTGAGCTTCCCTTTAATATCCGGATCGAAGTTGACAACAGATGCGACGTGATGAATGAGCTTGATCACTTCTTTTGCCAGGTGATAGCTCGGTGCAGCCTTGGCTGCAAAAATAAACGTCCGGGGTGTCATATCCATATTCGGATTATCTTTCAGCTCATTATATAGGTAAATGATATGGAAGATGTTCATCAATTGACGTTTGTATTCATGCAGTCGTTTGATTTGAACGTCAAAGATTGATCCGGTATCCACTTTTAATCCCTGTGTTTCGTAAATGTATTTCGCCAACAGTTCCTTGCTGTGCTGCTTGCACTGGCG
This Salisediminibacterium beveridgei DNA region includes the following protein-coding sequences:
- a CDS encoding nuclease-related domain-containing protein, producing the protein MAQLIKLSDYVSRYEIDIYRYPSRYVRLKKERWQRLKLDWEARKKREQMPLWHSPSHFEVSQIKQKFNTWRRQFTKKEDEDVTDLPFDEQQDQSFDDLKRAFRDELFRFQMNWASSTISEISRVKKSYYYDGFLRFLAQELPDTVFVMYQPVCYLKKAPVDMDVILITPFEIWLIRHLKGNDQTIFDRESDRRWEKRVNDQRVSFMSPLMDLKRSRQVIEHLLDELDTDIPIRQAVISMDGYIDMSPRSTRIKLYDRRTLHEFKEQMLKSTAPIKSHQLKMADILLANSMTLSEIREDLEMDETDLLDDETDFRYD